One Mycobacterium kubicae genomic window carries:
- the rpsL gene encoding 30S ribosomal protein S12, giving the protein MPTIQQLVRKGRRDKVAKVKTAALKGSPQRRGVCTRVYTTTPKKPNSALRKVARVKLTSQVEVTAYIPGEGHNLQEHSMVLVRGGRVKDLPGVRYKIIRGSLDTQGVKNRKQARSRYGAKKEKS; this is encoded by the coding sequence GCCGCGACAAGGTCGCCAAGGTCAAGACCGCGGCTCTCAAGGGCAGCCCGCAGCGCCGTGGCGTATGCACCCGCGTGTACACCACCACTCCGAAGAAGCCGAACTCGGCGCTTCGGAAGGTCGCACGTGTGAAGCTGACCAGCCAGGTTGAGGTCACCGCATACATCCCGGGCGAGGGCCACAACCTGCAGGAGCACTCCATGGTGCTGGTGCGTGGCGGTCGTGTGAAGGACCTGCCCGGTGTGCGCTACAAGATCATCCGCGGCTCGCTCGACACCCAGGGCGTGAAGAACCGCAAGCAGGCTCGTAGCCGTTACGGCGCCAAGAAGGAGAAGAGCTAA
- the fusA gene encoding elongation factor G — MAQKDVLTDLTKVRNIGIMAHIDAGKTTTTERILYYTGISYKIGEVHDGAATMDWMEQEQERGITITSAATTTFWKNNQINIIDTPGHVDFTVEVERSLRVLDGAVAVFDGKEGVEPQSEQVWRQADKYDVPRICFVNKMDKIGADFYFSVRTMEERLGANVIPIQLPVGSEGDFEGVVDLVEMNAKVWSAEAKLGEKYDVVDIPADLQEKAEEYRTKLLEAVAETDEELLDKYLGGEELTVAEIKAAIRKLTITSEAYPVLCGSAFKNKGVQPMLDAVIDYLPSPLDVPPAVGHVPGKEDQEVTRKPSTDEPFSALAFKVATHPFFGKLTYVRVYSGKVDSGSQVINATKGKKERLGKLFQMHSNKENPVETASAGHIYAVIGLKDTTTGDTLSDPNQQIVLESMTFPDPVIEVAIEPKTKSDQEKLSLSIQKLAEEDPTFKVHLDQETGQTVIGGMGELHLDILVDRMRREFKVEANVGKPQVAYKETIKRAAQNVEFTHKKQTGGSGQFAKVIINLEPFTGEDGATYEFENKVTGGRIPREYIPSVDAGAQDAMQYGVLAGYPLVNLKVTLLDGAYHEVDSSEMAFKIAGSQVLKKAAAQAQPVILEPIMAVEVTTPEDYMGDVIGDLNSRRGQIQAMEERAGARVVRAHVPLSEMFGYVGDLRSKTQGRANYSMVFDSYAEVPANVSKEIIAKATGE; from the coding sequence GTGGCACAGAAGGACGTGCTGACCGACCTCACGAAGGTCCGCAACATCGGCATCATGGCGCATATCGACGCCGGCAAGACGACGACAACCGAACGCATCCTGTACTACACCGGCATCAGCTACAAGATCGGTGAGGTCCACGACGGCGCAGCCACCATGGACTGGATGGAGCAGGAGCAGGAACGCGGCATCACCATCACCTCCGCGGCCACCACGACATTCTGGAAGAACAACCAGATCAACATCATCGACACGCCGGGCCACGTCGACTTCACGGTCGAGGTGGAGCGTTCCTTGCGTGTTCTCGACGGCGCCGTCGCGGTGTTCGACGGCAAGGAAGGTGTCGAACCGCAGTCCGAGCAGGTATGGCGGCAGGCCGACAAGTACGACGTCCCGCGCATCTGCTTCGTCAACAAGATGGACAAGATCGGCGCCGACTTCTACTTCTCCGTGCGGACCATGGAGGAGCGACTGGGCGCCAACGTCATTCCGATCCAGCTGCCGGTCGGCTCCGAGGGTGACTTCGAAGGCGTCGTGGACCTGGTCGAGATGAACGCCAAGGTGTGGAGCGCCGAGGCCAAGCTCGGCGAGAAGTACGACGTTGTCGACATCCCCGCAGACCTGCAGGAGAAGGCCGAGGAATACCGCACCAAGCTGCTTGAGGCCGTCGCGGAAACCGACGAGGAGCTGCTGGACAAGTACCTCGGCGGGGAGGAGCTGACCGTCGCGGAGATCAAGGCTGCGATCCGCAAGCTGACCATCACCTCCGAGGCCTACCCGGTGCTGTGCGGCAGCGCCTTCAAGAACAAGGGCGTGCAGCCGATGCTGGACGCCGTCATCGACTACCTGCCCTCGCCGCTGGACGTGCCGCCGGCCGTCGGCCACGTGCCCGGCAAGGAGGACCAGGAGGTCACGCGCAAGCCGTCGACCGACGAGCCGTTCTCCGCGCTGGCGTTCAAGGTCGCGACGCACCCGTTCTTCGGCAAGCTCACCTACGTCCGGGTGTACTCGGGCAAGGTCGACTCCGGCAGCCAGGTTATCAACGCCACCAAGGGCAAGAAGGAGCGTCTGGGCAAGCTCTTCCAGATGCACTCCAACAAGGAGAACCCGGTCGAGACGGCCAGCGCCGGCCACATCTACGCGGTGATCGGGCTCAAGGACACCACCACCGGTGACACCTTGAGCGACCCGAACCAGCAGATCGTGCTCGAGTCGATGACCTTCCCCGACCCGGTGATCGAGGTGGCCATCGAGCCCAAGACCAAGAGCGACCAGGAAAAGCTGAGTCTGTCGATCCAGAAGCTGGCCGAAGAGGACCCCACCTTCAAGGTGCACCTGGACCAGGAGACCGGCCAGACCGTGATCGGCGGCATGGGCGAACTCCACCTGGACATCCTGGTGGACCGCATGCGCCGCGAGTTCAAGGTCGAGGCCAACGTCGGCAAGCCGCAGGTGGCGTACAAGGAGACCATCAAGCGGGCCGCCCAGAACGTGGAGTTCACTCACAAGAAGCAGACGGGTGGCTCGGGTCAGTTCGCCAAGGTGATCATCAACCTCGAGCCCTTCACCGGCGAAGACGGTGCGACCTACGAGTTCGAGAACAAGGTCACCGGTGGGCGCATCCCGCGCGAGTACATCCCGTCGGTGGACGCCGGCGCCCAAGACGCCATGCAGTACGGCGTGCTGGCCGGCTACCCGCTGGTGAACCTGAAGGTCACCCTGCTCGACGGTGCCTACCACGAGGTGGACTCCTCGGAGATGGCGTTCAAGATCGCCGGTTCGCAGGTGCTGAAAAAGGCTGCCGCGCAAGCGCAGCCGGTCATCCTGGAACCGATCATGGCCGTCGAGGTCACCACGCCCGAGGACTACATGGGTGACGTGATCGGCGACCTGAACTCACGCCGTGGCCAGATCCAGGCCATGGAGGAGAGGGCTGGTGCGCGCGTCGTTCGGGCGCACGTGCCGCTGTCGGAGATGTTCGGCTACGTCGGCGACCTGCGGTCGAAGACTCAGGGCCGGGCGAACTACTCCATGGTGTTCGACTCGTACGCCGAAGTGCCGGCGAACGTCTCGAAGGAAATCATCGCGAAGGCGACGGGCGAGTGA
- the tuf gene encoding elongation factor Tu — protein sequence MAKAKFQRTKPHVNIGTIGHVDHGKTTLTAAITKVLHDKYPDLNESKAFDQIDNAPEERQRGITINIAHVEYQTEKRHYAHVDAPGHADYIKNMITGAAQMDGAILVVAATDGPMPQTREHVLLARQVGVPYILVALNKSDAVDDEELLELVELEVRELLAAQEFDEEAPVVRVSALKALEGDAKWVESVEQLMDAVDESIPDPVRDTDKPFLMPVEDVFTITGRGTVVTGRVERGVINVNEEVEIVGIKPTSTKTTVTGVEMFRKLLDQGQAGDNVGLLLRGIKREDVERGQVVTKPGTTTPHTEFEGQVYILSKDEGGRHTPFFNNYRPQFYFRTTDVTGVVTLPEGTEMVMPGDNTNISVKLIQPVAMDEGLRFAIREGGRTVGAGRVTKIIK from the coding sequence GTGGCGAAGGCGAAGTTCCAGCGGACCAAGCCCCACGTCAACATCGGGACCATCGGTCACGTTGACCACGGCAAGACCACTCTCACCGCGGCTATCACCAAAGTGCTGCACGACAAGTACCCCGACTTGAACGAGTCGAAGGCGTTCGACCAGATCGACAACGCCCCTGAGGAGCGTCAGCGCGGTATCACCATCAACATCGCGCACGTCGAGTACCAGACCGAGAAGCGTCACTACGCGCACGTCGACGCCCCCGGCCACGCCGACTACATCAAGAACATGATCACCGGTGCCGCCCAGATGGACGGCGCGATCCTGGTGGTCGCCGCGACCGACGGCCCGATGCCGCAGACCCGCGAGCACGTGCTGCTCGCGCGCCAGGTGGGTGTGCCCTACATCCTCGTGGCGTTGAACAAGTCCGACGCGGTTGACGACGAGGAGCTGCTCGAGCTCGTCGAACTGGAGGTCCGCGAGCTGCTGGCCGCCCAGGAGTTCGACGAGGAGGCCCCGGTGGTGCGGGTCTCGGCGCTCAAGGCGCTCGAGGGCGACGCGAAGTGGGTCGAGTCGGTCGAGCAGCTGATGGACGCGGTCGACGAGTCGATCCCGGACCCGGTTCGTGACACCGACAAGCCGTTCCTGATGCCCGTCGAGGACGTCTTCACCATCACCGGTCGTGGCACCGTCGTCACGGGTCGTGTTGAGCGCGGCGTGATCAATGTGAACGAGGAAGTCGAGATCGTCGGCATCAAGCCGACCAGCACCAAGACCACGGTCACCGGTGTCGAGATGTTCCGCAAGCTGCTCGACCAGGGTCAGGCCGGTGACAACGTCGGTCTGCTGCTGCGCGGTATCAAGCGTGAGGACGTCGAGCGCGGTCAGGTTGTGACCAAGCCCGGCACCACCACGCCGCACACCGAGTTCGAGGGTCAGGTCTACATCTTGAGCAAGGACGAGGGCGGCCGGCACACGCCGTTCTTCAACAACTACCGTCCGCAGTTCTACTTCCGCACCACCGACGTGACCGGTGTGGTGACGCTGCCGGAGGGCACCGAAATGGTGATGCCCGGCGACAACACCAACATCTCGGTGAAGCTGATCCAGCCCGTCGCCATGGACGAGGGTCTGCGCTTCGCGATCCGCGAGGGTGGCCGCACCGTCGGCGCCGGCCGGGTCACCAAGATCATCAAGTAG
- the rpsG gene encoding 30S ribosomal protein S7 — protein sequence MPRKGPAPKRPLVNDPVYGSQLVTQLVNKVLLQGKKSLAERIVYGALEQARDKTGTDPVITLKRALDNVKPALEVRSRRVGGATYQVPVEVRPDRSTTLALRWLVSFSRQRREKTMVERLANEILDASNGLGASVKRREDTHKMAEANRAFAHYRW from the coding sequence ATGCCGCGCAAGGGGCCCGCGCCCAAGCGTCCGTTGGTCAACGACCCGGTCTACGGGTCGCAGCTGGTCACCCAGCTGGTGAACAAAGTTCTGCTGCAGGGGAAGAAATCGCTGGCTGAACGCATTGTTTATGGTGCGCTCGAGCAGGCCCGCGACAAGACCGGCACCGATCCCGTCATCACCCTCAAGCGCGCTCTCGACAACGTCAAGCCGGCCCTCGAGGTTCGTAGCCGCCGCGTCGGCGGTGCGACCTACCAGGTCCCTGTCGAGGTGCGCCCAGACCGGTCGACCACGCTGGCGCTGCGCTGGCTGGTCAGCTTCTCGCGGCAACGCCGGGAGAAGACGATGGTCGAGCGCCTGGCCAACGAGATCCTGGATGCCAGCAACGGCCTCGGGGCCTCCGTCAAGCGACGCGAGGACACTCACAAGATGGCCGAGGCCAACCGCGCCTTCGCGCACTATCGCTGGTAA